Part of the Bacillus andreraoultii genome is shown below.
CTTCACATGACTTAATAATAAAATTGCAGATATGATTAAATAAAATCCAATAAGTTTTCTATTAAAAAAATCAGGCCAGTCTCTTTTCCATATTAAATAACAGCTTAAAATTATACCTAAAAGCGGCAAAATGATAAACCATTCTCCAGCTAGAAAACGAAAAAAGTAAACGAGCGCTCTACCAACCAACCCCATCTTTAATATTGCAATAATTGAAAAGGCTAGCAATAGAAGTGCACCTATTTCAAATTTAATGGTTTGTCTAAACTTTATTTGCTTTTTTGTTTTTCTTCTTTTTTTTCGTTTTGCCATTTTGAACCACCTATAATAAATATAGCAGCCTAATCACGGCTGCCTTTTATGTTTATTATAACATATTTCCAATGTTAATAACCTTTGGTTGTAAATTAATTATCACCAAATTGATAGAATTGCACCCGGGTAAATCTTACTTTCTAAATAATGTTTTGGGTCTGTACTAACAATTTGCTTTACTTGAAATTGTGAATCATTAACCATCTCTATAACTAATGGAATACCTTGATATAATATTGTTTTTTCATTTTTCGGCGATTGTTCTTGTTGAAATATTAATTCAGCTGGTATGGTTGTATGTAATATCATTGAACAATCCCTTCCTCGCTTTGATGTTTCATCTCAATTAGTTCATTCAATTTTTTCATTGCTTGACCAATTCCACCAACTTCGTCTATTAATCCATATTTGACAGCATCAGTACCAACAACATTTGTACCAATATCACGGGTTAAGTTGCCTTTTGCGAACATTAAATCTTTAAACGTATCCTCTTCAATTGATGAATGTTTTGTAACAAAATTAATCACTCTTTCCTGCATTTTATCTAAGTATTCAAACGTCTGAGGTACGCCAATTACAAGACCCGTTAAACGAATCGGATGAATTGTCATTGTCGCTGTTTCAGCAATAAAACTATAATCTGTACTTACGGCAATTGGGACACCAATAGAATGCCCCCCACCTAGTACTAAAGATACAGTCGGTTTTGATAGTGAAGAAAGCATTTCAGCAATTGCAAGACCTGCTTCAACATCGCCACCTACCGTATTTAATATGATTAGAAGACCTTCAATTTTTGGATTTTGTTCAATCGCAACAATTTGCGGAATGACATGCTCATATTTTGTCGTCTTATTTTGCGGTGGTAGTTGGAGATGTCCCTCAATTTGACCGACAATTGTTAAACAATGAATATTGGAGTCATTTGATAAACTTGGGACATTGGTTTGACCTAATTGCTGGATCTTTTCTATAATTGGTGACATTGGAGTTTTTTGGTTTTCCTTTTCTGGACTTTCTTGTTCTTGATTTTGATTGTTTTTTAAGTTCATAAAATGAAAACTCCTTCCAAACATGATACATTTAGTATGAACGAGTAAATAAATTTCATGCGAAAAGAAGGAGTAATCATATGAACATTCTACTTAAGTTTTTCACCCATCATTATACTTCCATAATAATCGGGATAATCATTGGCTTACGTTTTGTTTTATTGAATAAATAGGAGCCAAGAGATTCACGCATTTCTTGTTTTACATTTGACCATTCGAAACTTTGACTTTTTAAATTACGGATGACAATTTCTTTTACTAATTTTGTTGCTTGTCCCATTAATTCTTCTGATTCTCGAACGTAAACAAAACCACGTGAAATAATCTCAGGACCAGAGGCGATCTTTTTCTCATTCCGATTGAGCGATACAACGACAATTAAAATCCCATCTTGGGAAAGAACTTTGCGGTCACGTAAAACAATATTCCCAACATCACCTATTCCACTACCATCAATTAAGACGTTTCCAGCTGTAACTCGCCCATTCTGTCTCATACGGCCATCAAAAATTTCAATAATATCCCCTTTATCAGGAATATGGATTGATTCATTTTTTATTCCCATTTTCTCTGCGATTTTAGCATGGGCAATTAACATTTTATATTCACCATGAATTGGAATAAAAAAATTTGGACGCATTAAATTAATCATTAATTTCAATTCCTCTTCACGACCATGGCCACTAACATGTACTCTTTGACCAGTAATCACAGTCGCACCTGCTCTAAAGAGCATATCAACCGTGCGAATTAAAAACAGCTCCCCACCTCGGTGTGGAGACGCGGCAATAAGAACGGTATCATTTTTTTCAATATGTAGAAATTTATGGGATTTTCTCACCATTTTTTGCAATGCTTCTAACGGTTCCCCTTGTTGACCACTCATTAAAATGGCGATTTCCTCATTTTTGTAGTTACCCATTTCTTCTCTCGGTATAACTACATTTTCAGCTACTTTTATATAGCCTAATGATTTTGTTGTTTTATAAACATTTTGTAATGTTTTACCGATGATGACTACCTTTCTTCCAGCATGGGCACTAGCATTTAGTAAACGTTGGATCGCGTTAATTGAAGAAGCATAACAAGCAAATATAATTCGACCTTTCGATTTTTCAAATATTTCTTCTAACCTTTTAGCAACGTGAACTTCTGATAGTGTATATCCTTGTTTTTCTGCCTCTGTGCTATCTGACAGTAAACATAGAACACCTTTTTCCCCAATTTTCGCCATTTTACTTATATTGGCCTGGTACATTCCATCAGCACTTTGATCAAATTTAAAATCTCCAGTATATATGATTGATCCTTGTTCGGTTTCAATGTTAATACCAACAGAATCTGGAATACTATGATTCACCTGAAAAAATGACACCTTCGCATGTTTGAAATTTAGACGTGAGTTTTCATTAATTACTTTAAAATTAATCGTATTTGGAATGTTTTTTTCGTGTAACTTACCTTTTGTTAATTCAATTGTTAACTTTGTTCCATAAACAGGGACGGATAATTGGTCATATAAATAAAAAAGTGCACCATTATGATCTTCATGTCCATGTGATAAGAAAATACCTTGAATTCGATTTTGGTTTTCTTTTAAATAAGAAATGTCTGGTATAACAATATCCACACCTAACATTTCATCTTCTGGATACATGAGTCCAGCATCAATCACGAATAAATCATCTTCTACTTCAACTACATACATATTTTTACCAAGTTCTCCTACTCCTCCTAAGGGAATAATTCTAATTCTTTTTGTCTTTTTCTCCAAGTAAAACAGCCTCCTAATTTATATATAAACATTACGTTTTTTTGACAATTATATTTATCTAAAAATTATTAACATGAAAATTTTTCCTATCTCGTGTTTATAAATGAATGATAATCTCAACTCATTTTAACATAGTTTTCCAAACCAACATATATTATTAATCGTTTTATAATAACTAAATGGCAAAATATATTAAATAATTGTACATCAAAACCATCGTAAAATCGAATTTTTTTGTAATTAACAATAGGGTTATTTGATAAGATGAAAATTGAAAATAAGGATGTCTGAAAGTTCCTCTATGTTTATAAAGAAAGCTAAAGGGGTTAGAATCTTGGTGGAATATTCATCGAGAAAAACTTTTTTCAGCTTTGATGTATGCTGCCGAAATCTTTCTTAGTGCATAATTGTATAGGAAGGAAAAATAGAGAAAACTCAGGGGCGCTAAAGCCTTCAAGCAACCAAAGAGCCTTAATTACGCTTATGCGTATAGGTAATTCTAGTAGTAAAAAACTGTCTCAAAAAGCATGAATATCTGACAAAATAAACCTGTAGTTATTCATACCTTAAGAGACAGCTTACGTTAATTAATTGTCGATTTGTTTTAGTAATTGGATTAAATTTATACGTTCTGCTTCTGTTAATGGAACGAGTGGTAATCGTACCGAACCAACATTTAGTCCTTTTAACTGTAACGCAGTTTTTACCGGAACAGGGCTTGGTGCGGCAAATAATCCCTTCATAATCGGTAATAGTTTTTGATGTAATCTAGTCGCTTCTTTCGTGTTTCCTAAGAAGAAAGCTTCAATCATTTTTTGCATTTCATTCCCAATAATATGACTCGAAACGGATACGACACCAAAACCACCAATTGCTAACACAGGCAGTGCAAGACTATCATCTCCACTATATAGCACAAAATCATCAGGTGTATTCGCAATGATTTCTGCCATTTGTACAAGGTTACCACTAGCTTCTTTTACTGCTACAATATTTGATATTTCACTAAGTCGTATAATTGTCTGTGGTTCAATATTAACAACTGAACGACCAGGTATATTGTATAACATTATTGGTAATTTCGTACTTTCTGCAACAACTTTAAAATGTTGATATAATCCTTCTTGATTCGGTTTATTATAGTACGGAGCAACGAGTAATATACCATCAACACCAGCTTGTTCAGCTTTTTCCGTTAGTTCAATTGTTTCTTTCGTATTATAATTTCCAGTACCCGCAATTACCGGTACCCGCTTATTAACTACTTTTACAACATGTTTAAAAAGGGCGATTTTTTCTTCACTTGTTAAAGTTGGCGATTCACCAGTCGTTCCTGATATAACTAAGGAATCACTGCCGTTATTTATTAAATATTCAACCAACTGTGTTGTTTTAATAAAGTCAATATTTCCTTTCGCATCGAATGGTGTGACCATCGCTGTAGAAACACGGCCAAATATGCTCATTTTCTTCACTCCTTTATT
Proteins encoded:
- a CDS encoding YlzJ-like family protein is translated as MILHTTIPAELIFQQEQSPKNEKTILYQGIPLVIEMVNDSQFQVKQIVSTDPKHYLESKIYPGAILSIW
- a CDS encoding ClpP family protease, encoding MSPIIEKIQQLGQTNVPSLSNDSNIHCLTIVGQIEGHLQLPPQNKTTKYEHVIPQIVAIEQNPKIEGLLIILNTVGGDVEAGLAIAEMLSSLSKPTVSLVLGGGHSIGVPIAVSTDYSFIAETATMTIHPIRLTGLVIGVPQTFEYLDKMQERVINFVTKHSSIEEDTFKDLMFAKGNLTRDIGTNVVGTDAVKYGLIDEVGGIGQAMKKLNELIEMKHQSEEGIVQ
- a CDS encoding ribonuclease J, which produces MEKKTKRIRIIPLGGVGELGKNMYVVEVEDDLFVIDAGLMYPEDEMLGVDIVIPDISYLKENQNRIQGIFLSHGHEDHNGALFYLYDQLSVPVYGTKLTIELTKGKLHEKNIPNTINFKVINENSRLNFKHAKVSFFQVNHSIPDSVGINIETEQGSIIYTGDFKFDQSADGMYQANISKMAKIGEKGVLCLLSDSTEAEKQGYTLSEVHVAKRLEEIFEKSKGRIIFACYASSINAIQRLLNASAHAGRKVVIIGKTLQNVYKTTKSLGYIKVAENVVIPREEMGNYKNEEIAILMSGQQGEPLEALQKMVRKSHKFLHIEKNDTVLIAASPHRGGELFLIRTVDMLFRAGATVITGQRVHVSGHGREEELKLMINLMRPNFFIPIHGEYKMLIAHAKIAEKMGIKNESIHIPDKGDIIEIFDGRMRQNGRVTAGNVLIDGSGIGDVGNIVLRDRKVLSQDGILIVVVSLNRNEKKIASGPEIISRGFVYVRESEELMGQATKLVKEIVIRNLKSQSFEWSNVKQEMRESLGSYLFNKTKRKPMIIPIIMEV
- the dapA gene encoding 4-hydroxy-tetrahydrodipicolinate synthase, yielding MSIFGRVSTAMVTPFDAKGNIDFIKTTQLVEYLINNGSDSLVISGTTGESPTLTSEEKIALFKHVVKVVNKRVPVIAGTGNYNTKETIELTEKAEQAGVDGILLVAPYYNKPNQEGLYQHFKVVAESTKLPIMLYNIPGRSVVNIEPQTIIRLSEISNIVAVKEASGNLVQMAEIIANTPDDFVLYSGDDSLALPVLAIGGFGVVSVSSHIIGNEMQKMIEAFFLGNTKEATRLHQKLLPIMKGLFAAPSPVPVKTALQLKGLNVGSVRLPLVPLTEAERINLIQLLKQIDN